In Chitinophaga nivalis, a single genomic region encodes these proteins:
- a CDS encoding S41 family peptidase encodes MKRWLIWLCSCCWPVITQAQLVSPEEARQDMTQLIQTLKTSHPALYRFTPKAVLDRKFDSLLQRCNKPMPKQAFLLMVTAAVTAVRDGHTLLLAGGETTAATRYVPFEIRLVGGKAYVFNNYSNDPALKPGSEILAINKAPMPGLVNRMLATFSADGYNQTIKSYLLGHWFRERYQEMFAAEDSITLQLRGYQQTSITTLRIPLMTLQQMSSAYQLHQDYIYRDDLPVGQPYISVYNLDHDARVLSIRGFTDDSTLFNHQLDEIFTRIQLDNVKELIIDLRRSDGGAPDYAADLFCRLGDTAFPRLYEREMAAAVYRDSLPYRSLLRIAPNGNCLIQDTLPRFRHHYGHAYLKLKERPFTGKVHVLISGGTNAAGVQFAALVKHRKRGILYGEEAGSYLQSCVGEEGKILVLKHSGISIHTPLYRLWFNNGKGYNRNREEILHPDYAVALVLKELMEGTDTQLSFVKKKILADRAKAAAAGPPEN; translated from the coding sequence ATGAAAAGATGGTTGATATGGTTATGTAGCTGCTGTTGGCCTGTTATTACGCAGGCACAGCTGGTATCTCCGGAGGAAGCCAGGCAGGATATGACCCAGTTGATACAAACGCTGAAAACGAGCCATCCTGCACTGTATCGCTTTACGCCCAAAGCAGTGCTGGACCGGAAATTCGACAGCCTTTTACAGCGATGTAATAAACCGATGCCGAAGCAGGCATTTTTACTGATGGTCACGGCTGCGGTGACGGCTGTCCGGGATGGGCATACGTTGTTATTGGCTGGCGGAGAAACAACTGCTGCTACCCGGTATGTACCTTTTGAGATCCGGCTGGTAGGAGGGAAGGCCTATGTGTTCAATAATTACAGCAATGATCCGGCTTTAAAGCCGGGTAGTGAAATCCTGGCGATCAATAAAGCTCCCATGCCGGGATTGGTGAACCGGATGCTGGCTACTTTTTCTGCAGATGGCTATAACCAGACCATTAAATCCTATTTGCTGGGACATTGGTTCCGGGAGCGCTACCAGGAGATGTTTGCCGCTGAAGATAGTATTACCTTACAGTTGCGAGGTTACCAGCAGACCAGCATTACCACGCTGCGGATTCCTTTGATGACGTTGCAACAGATGTCGTCGGCCTATCAGCTGCACCAGGATTATATTTACCGGGATGATCTGCCGGTAGGACAACCTTATATCAGCGTTTATAATCTGGACCACGACGCGCGGGTATTATCGATAAGGGGATTTACAGATGATTCCACCTTGTTTAACCATCAGTTGGATGAAATATTTACCCGGATACAACTGGACAATGTGAAAGAGCTTATTATAGACCTGCGCAGAAGTGATGGAGGTGCGCCGGATTATGCGGCGGACCTGTTTTGCCGGCTGGGTGATACGGCTTTTCCCCGGCTATATGAACGGGAAATGGCGGCCGCTGTATACCGTGATAGCCTGCCGTATAGGTCGCTGCTGCGGATTGCGCCCAATGGCAACTGCCTGATACAGGATACATTGCCGCGTTTTAGACACCATTACGGGCACGCCTATCTGAAATTAAAAGAACGTCCTTTTACCGGCAAAGTGCATGTGCTGATCAGTGGCGGTACCAATGCTGCCGGTGTGCAGTTTGCTGCTTTGGTAAAACACCGCAAACGCGGAATATTGTATGGTGAGGAAGCGGGTAGTTATTTACAGAGTTGTGTAGGAGAAGAAGGGAAAATATTGGTATTAAAGCATTCGGGGATAAGCATACATACACCGCTTTACCGGCTATGGTTTAATAATGGGAAGGGATACAACCGGAACCGTGAAGAAATATTACATCCGGATTATGCCGTGGCATTGGTTTTAAAGGAACTGATGGAAGGCACCGATACACAGCTGTCTTTCGTAAAGAAAAAAATATTGGCGGACCGGGCAAAGGCTGCTGCTGCCGGTCCGCCGGAAAATTAA
- a CDS encoding TonB-dependent receptor translates to MKRLLFLVLLGIAGTLHAQSLITGTVTNKANGQPLEGVTITLQQSGVLTDNKGHYSITLPKKGNHTLLARYIGFKPVSLPVQAGSSKQLDIVLEETGLFVKPVEISSLRAGKNAPFVNSTLTKEEIKKENLGQDLPMLLGQQPGVVTTSDAGTGIGYTGMRVRGSDLTRINVTVNGIPVNDAESQGTFFVNMPDFASSVNSIELQRGVGTSTNGAGAFGATLNLSTNEFNEKAYGEISNSYGSFNSWKHTVKAGSGLINDHFTIDARLSKISSDGYIDRATADLRSFYTSAAYISKKTAVRLNVFSGKEKTYQAWNGVPATYLKTRRTYNSAGIINAATDSAYNNETDNYQQDHYQLFLNQEINTNLNFNVALHMTRGRGYYEQYRSSDSLSSYGLPPYEINGAGVYTTDLVRQLWLSNYFYGGIFSVNRTGTTFNWSLGGGWNRYEGDHYGTVIWAKTGINKDHEYYRYAAEKNDFNVYWKGEYKITEALRLFADLQYRNVIYNMDGFEKAPRYMPHVTYHFFNPKAGISYAINPASRVFASIAVANKEPNRVDFESNYGATEPKPEVLRDVEAGYSWSNRKVAIQGNIYYMNYKNQLVQTGALTDVGAFVRTNIPKSYRMGVEVSGQVKLSPVFTIAANAALSENKVLDYDAVTYDGAGKSYTTRYNKANISYSPAFVGGYTLTAKPVSGLTIDLLGRYVSRQYLDNTSADAASLDPYFVSNLRFHYVVPQPLFRELGVQLLLNNIFDRKYEPGGSAYRSFDPASNRINYDTYYTPMAGFNFFAGLTIGF, encoded by the coding sequence ATGAAACGATTACTGTTTTTAGTGCTGCTAGGCATAGCAGGCACTTTACATGCCCAATCCCTTATTACCGGCACTGTCACCAATAAAGCCAACGGTCAGCCACTGGAAGGAGTGACCATCACCCTGCAGCAAAGCGGCGTACTCACCGATAACAAAGGCCACTACAGCATAACGCTGCCAAAGAAAGGCAACCATACCTTACTGGCCCGCTACATCGGATTCAAACCGGTAAGTCTCCCTGTACAGGCAGGCTCCAGCAAGCAGCTGGATATTGTACTGGAAGAAACCGGCCTCTTTGTAAAGCCCGTAGAAATCAGCAGTCTGCGTGCAGGCAAAAATGCGCCGTTCGTGAACAGCACGCTCACCAAAGAAGAGATTAAAAAAGAAAACCTGGGGCAAGACCTGCCGATGCTGTTAGGTCAGCAACCCGGCGTGGTAACCACCTCCGACGCAGGTACCGGCATCGGCTACACCGGCATGCGGGTACGTGGCTCCGACCTCACCCGCATCAACGTAACCGTAAACGGGATTCCGGTAAATGATGCAGAATCGCAGGGTACCTTCTTTGTCAATATGCCCGACTTCGCCTCTTCCGTGAACAGTATTGAGCTGCAACGCGGCGTAGGTACTTCCACCAACGGTGCCGGCGCATTCGGCGCTACGCTGAACCTCAGCACCAACGAATTCAACGAAAAAGCCTACGGTGAAATCAGCAACAGCTACGGTTCTTTCAACAGCTGGAAACATACGGTGAAAGCCGGTTCCGGCCTGATCAACGATCACTTCACCATCGATGCCCGGTTATCCAAAATATCGTCTGATGGCTACATAGACCGCGCTACGGCTGATCTCCGCTCCTTTTATACGTCCGCTGCCTACATCTCCAAAAAAACAGCGGTCCGCCTCAATGTATTTTCCGGTAAGGAAAAAACCTACCAGGCCTGGAATGGCGTACCTGCCACATACCTGAAAACCCGCAGAACCTACAATTCTGCCGGTATCATCAACGCCGCTACCGACAGCGCCTATAACAATGAAACCGATAACTACCAGCAAGACCATTACCAGCTGTTCCTGAACCAGGAAATCAATACCAACCTGAACTTCAACGTAGCCCTGCATATGACCCGCGGCCGCGGTTACTATGAGCAATACAGAAGCAGCGATTCTCTTAGCAGTTATGGTCTTCCTCCGTATGAAATCAACGGCGCCGGCGTCTATACCACTGATCTGGTACGGCAGCTGTGGCTGAGCAATTATTTCTATGGTGGTATCTTCTCCGTCAACCGTACCGGCACTACCTTCAACTGGAGCCTGGGTGGCGGCTGGAACCGCTATGAAGGCGATCATTATGGCACTGTTATCTGGGCCAAAACAGGCATCAACAAAGATCATGAATACTACCGCTATGCGGCAGAGAAAAATGACTTCAACGTATACTGGAAAGGGGAATACAAGATCACGGAAGCCCTCCGTCTGTTCGCTGATCTGCAATACCGTAATGTGATATATAATATGGATGGCTTTGAAAAAGCCCCCCGTTATATGCCGCATGTGACCTATCACTTCTTCAATCCCAAAGCAGGGATCTCCTACGCCATCAATCCGGCCAGCCGGGTATTTGCCTCCATCGCTGTGGCCAACAAGGAACCTAACCGGGTAGATTTTGAATCCAACTATGGCGCTACGGAACCCAAACCGGAAGTACTCCGCGACGTGGAAGCCGGTTATTCCTGGAGTAACCGAAAAGTAGCCATACAGGGTAACATCTACTATATGAATTACAAAAACCAGCTGGTACAAACCGGTGCGCTCACGGATGTAGGCGCCTTCGTTCGCACCAACATTCCTAAAAGCTACCGTATGGGGGTGGAAGTAAGCGGACAGGTAAAACTGAGCCCGGTGTTCACTATTGCCGCCAACGCAGCATTGAGCGAGAACAAAGTACTCGACTATGATGCCGTTACCTATGATGGGGCAGGAAAAAGCTATACCACCCGGTATAACAAAGCGAATATCTCTTATTCACCGGCTTTCGTAGGGGGATATACGTTAACTGCCAAACCTGTCAGCGGTCTTACCATAGACCTGCTGGGCAGATATGTAAGCCGGCAGTACCTGGACAATACCTCTGCTGATGCCGCCAGTCTGGATCCGTATTTTGTGAGTAACCTGCGGTTTCACTACGTAGTACCGCAACCGTTATTCCGCGAGCTGGGTGTACAATTGCTGCTGAACAATATTTTCGACCGGAAATATGAACCCGGTGGCAGCGCTTACCGCTCCTTCGATCCGGCCAGCAACCGTATTAACTACGATACTTATTATACGCCGATGGCCGGCTTCAATTTCTTTGCAGGCCTGACTATCGGATTTTAA
- a CDS encoding single-stranded DNA-binding protein: protein MIKLQLIGHLGRDVVKREINGVTVFSFPVAVNERFKNALGILQERTTWVDCSLWDRENLAPYLNQGVMVYVEGSPRVEAYVSNTTGALSGALRLRVSQLQLLSRKDEEKRKAAVAEAPLVPETDPVEEQPADDLPF from the coding sequence ATGATTAAACTTCAGTTAATCGGGCACCTTGGCCGGGACGTTGTTAAAAGAGAAATCAATGGTGTGACTGTTTTCAGCTTTCCGGTGGCAGTAAACGAGCGCTTCAAAAATGCGCTGGGTATATTGCAGGAGAGAACCACCTGGGTCGATTGTTCTTTATGGGACCGCGAAAACCTGGCACCTTATTTAAATCAGGGTGTGATGGTGTATGTAGAGGGTTCTCCGAGGGTGGAGGCGTATGTAAGCAATACGACCGGGGCTTTATCAGGTGCTTTGCGGTTACGGGTTTCCCAGTTACAGTTACTCAGCCGTAAAGACGAAGAAAAACGGAAAGCAGCAGTGGCAGAAGCACCGCTGGTACCAGAAACAGATCCCGTTGAGGAACAGCCCGCTGACGACCTTCCTTTCTGA